The Methylocystis echinoides DNA segment TACCGACTGGGACCCGCGCTTCGCACGCCTCTCGCGCCTGCTTCCCGGTGGGCGCCGTGCCGGCTCCCCCGTTGAAGGGCGTTCCGTCCGGCGCGATATGGACAAACCACGACCAGCACCCGGCATTCGATCCGTAAAGGTAGCGGTAGATGCGCGCGAGCGGCTTGCCGTCGTCGTCGAGCAGGGTCCAGTCGTCGGGCGCGAATTCAACGGAGCCATCGAGGCGGCGGAATGAGGTTCGGCGCCAGTTACGGTTGGTCATGGACGAAGCCGGTCGCGCGAAGACAAAAGCAAACGCCCCGCCGATACATCCACGGTCGAGGCGTTTCGTGCCGGGGCCTGGCTCTCGGGAGCCATCTTGGCTTGAGAATATCCGATTTCGAATCGAAAAAGCCATGAAACGTGATAATATCAGGCAACGATATTCTCACGTTTGATGGCTTCTCACGTCGCTTTAGCCGCAAAAACTGGCCGGCATCGTCCGTCGCTGTTCCCAGTTCTATAAAAAGGTTGGAACAACAAAATCTCGAATTAGCTGGCTTCGGCAAGCCAAATTGTCGAATTAGATGGATATTCTCAAGCACCGGCTTTCCATTAAGCCATTGAGTTTCTTCATATCAAATTCTCACGCCAAAATGGCTCCTGACACCCAGGGCGCCGATCCGGGTGCGGCCGCCTTTTCCGCCGGCGCCGGCCTGGCGCTGTTTGATCAGATTCTGCGGGGCGCCGACGGGGGCGAGCCGGTCTATGCCGGTTGCCTGCGCCAGCGCCTTGCGCTGCGCGCCGCCGATTCCTGCGCGACGCTTTGCCGGCTGCGCGAGGATGCGGCCGCGCTGCGCGACGCCGAACATCTGGCCACGGAAGGCGAGACCAGTCCCGCCGGCCGTCTTCATCGCGCCTTTCGCCTCTCAGCGGCGCAGCCCGCGCGCCGCGACGCAGGGCTCCTGCGCGCAGCGGAGTTTCTCGGCCTCGAGGCGGCGATCGACGCCGGCGCGCTCGCGGAAGTCGCGGCTGCGGCGCCCGATCCGATCAGCGCGGCGGCGCAGGCGAGCGCTGCGGCGGCGAAACTCTGTCCGCGCGCCGACGTCGCCGAATTCTTCGCCTTCGTCGTCGCCGATCTCGTGCTGGCGCGCCGTCTCGACTGTGAATCGGCGTCAGCGAGTGACCCCTCTGGAACATGCGCTTTCAGCTACTTGCCGTGCCGATCGGCGTCGAGACCCCACGCCGAA contains these protein-coding regions:
- a CDS encoding DUF1403 family protein, which codes for MAPDTQGADPGAAAFSAGAGLALFDQILRGADGGEPVYAGCLRQRLALRAADSCATLCRLREDAAALRDAEHLATEGETSPAGRLHRAFRLSAAQPARRDAGLLRAAEFLGLEAAIDAGALAEVAAAAPDPISAAAQASAAAAKLCPRADVAEFFAFVVADLVLARRLDCESASASDPSGTCAFSYLPCRSASRPHAE